In Afipia sp. GAS231, a single window of DNA contains:
- a CDS encoding PaaI family thioesterase produces MTVTEAVDLFSSDKRRERVVDWQAPGPAAKAAAGMSGLQAMRAIRDGLLPEPPMARLIDFRLRIAEPGRIVMELQPHESLENTIGLLHGATAAALLDTAMGCAISTMLPAGQGAVTLDLKLTYLRPLSVRSGIIMAEGKLIKLGRQTSYTEGFVHDDSGNLAVHATATFSMIGEAAAK; encoded by the coding sequence ATGACCGTTACCGAAGCCGTCGACCTGTTCTCATCCGACAAGCGCCGGGAGCGCGTGGTCGACTGGCAGGCGCCGGGACCGGCAGCAAAAGCCGCGGCCGGGATGTCGGGTCTGCAGGCGATGCGCGCGATCCGCGACGGCCTGCTGCCGGAGCCGCCGATGGCCCGGCTGATCGACTTCCGGCTTCGCATCGCCGAACCGGGCCGGATCGTGATGGAACTTCAGCCGCATGAGAGCCTGGAAAATACCATCGGGCTGCTGCACGGCGCGACTGCAGCGGCGCTGCTGGATACCGCCATGGGTTGTGCGATCTCGACCATGCTGCCGGCCGGACAGGGCGCGGTCACGCTCGACCTCAAGCTGACCTATCTGCGGCCGCTGTCGGTGCGGTCGGGCATCATCATGGCCGAAGGCAAACTGATAAAACTCGGCCGCCAGACCAGCTACACCGAGGGCTTTGTCCACGACGATTCCGGGAATCTTGCGGTGCATGCAACCGCGACCTTTTCCATGATCGGCGAGGCGGCGGCGAAATAG
- a CDS encoding TetR/AcrR family transcriptional regulator — protein MRYSKEHKQETHTRIVKKASVRLREKGAHGIGVADLMKEAGLTHGGFYAHFDSREALVIEAFAYAMDRANERWRKVAEQTPPEKRLATIVESYLTTVHRDDPGHGCAVPTLGAEIARESLKTRKAFAGKLEQMIDMMADQILDVPRKTARKQAMATLATMMGTLVMSRIAGTGEFSDEILTSGREAVLERPAVKPVAKKARAKVN, from the coding sequence ATGCGCTATTCGAAAGAGCACAAGCAGGAGACCCACACCCGGATCGTGAAGAAGGCCTCGGTGCGGCTTCGCGAAAAGGGCGCGCATGGCATCGGCGTCGCCGACCTGATGAAGGAGGCCGGCCTGACCCATGGCGGCTTCTACGCGCATTTCGACTCGCGCGAGGCGCTGGTGATCGAGGCCTTTGCCTATGCGATGGACCGCGCCAACGAGCGCTGGCGCAAGGTCGCCGAGCAGACGCCGCCGGAAAAACGTCTCGCCACCATCGTCGAGAGCTATCTGACGACCGTTCACCGCGACGACCCCGGCCACGGCTGCGCGGTGCCGACCTTGGGCGCCGAGATCGCCCGCGAAAGCCTCAAGACGCGCAAGGCCTTTGCCGGCAAGCTGGAACAGATGATCGACATGATGGCCGATCAGATCCTCGACGTGCCGCGCAAGACCGCGCGCAAGCAGGCGATGGCGACGCTCGCCACCATGATGGGCACGCTGGTGATGTCGCGCATTGCCGGGACCGGGGAATTCTCCGACGAGATCTTGACGTCGGGGCGGGAAGCGGTGCTGGAGCGGCCGGCGGTGAAGCCGGTCGCGAAGAAGGCCCGCGCGAAGGTGAATTGA
- a CDS encoding LysR family transcriptional regulator, whose translation MLDQGGKTQGGDTLDWDDFRFVLAIVRGGSVSAAAKQLGVDHATVIRRVDRLERHLSAKLFDRRKTGYLLTEAGQRVADSAEAMESTIVANQEAVGGSRAHLTGTVRIGAPDGFGSHFLASRLLKFTERYPDLDLQLVATARLFSLSKREADIAISLTMPKEGRIVGRKLLDYSLGLYAAPAYLDRAPAITGRSDLPGHRFVGYIEELLFTPELDYLPQVSPKISAKFRSANLIAQLNATIAGFGIAVLPHFMATAHPELRPVLPDEVTISRTFWLLMHADSKDLARIRAVADYIYETVEGERALFSGR comes from the coding sequence ATGCTGGATCAAGGCGGCAAGACCCAAGGCGGCGATACCCTCGACTGGGACGACTTCCGTTTCGTGCTCGCCATCGTGCGCGGCGGATCGGTCTCGGCTGCCGCAAAACAGCTCGGGGTCGATCATGCCACAGTGATCCGGCGTGTCGACCGGCTGGAACGGCATCTCTCGGCAAAACTGTTTGATCGGCGCAAGACCGGCTATCTCCTGACCGAAGCGGGCCAGCGCGTCGCCGACAGCGCGGAGGCGATGGAATCCACGATTGTCGCCAACCAGGAGGCGGTCGGCGGCTCGCGTGCGCATCTGACCGGTACGGTCCGGATCGGCGCGCCCGACGGTTTTGGCAGCCACTTCCTGGCCTCGCGGCTGCTGAAATTCACCGAACGGTATCCCGATCTCGATCTTCAACTGGTCGCGACCGCACGGCTGTTCAGCCTCTCGAAGCGCGAGGCCGATATTGCGATCAGCCTGACCATGCCGAAGGAAGGCCGGATCGTCGGGCGCAAGCTGCTCGATTACAGCCTCGGGCTCTATGCCGCGCCCGCCTATCTCGATCGCGCGCCCGCGATCACAGGCCGTAGCGACCTGCCCGGGCACCGCTTCGTCGGCTATATCGAGGAGCTGCTGTTCACGCCGGAACTGGATTACCTGCCGCAGGTCTCGCCGAAGATTTCCGCCAAGTTCCGCAGCGCCAACCTGATCGCACAGCTCAACGCCACCATCGCCGGCTTCGGCATCGCGGTGCTGCCGCACTTCATGGCGACGGCGCATCCCGAATTGCGGCCGGTGCTGCCGGACGAAGTGACGATCTCGCGGACGTTCTGGCTGTTGATGCACGCCGACAGCAAGGATCTGGCGCGAATAAGGGCGGTCGCGGATTACATCTATGAGACGGTGGAAGGCGAGCGGGCGTTGTTCAGCGGGCGGTGA
- a CDS encoding CoA-acylating methylmalonate-semialdehyde dehydrogenase yields the protein MRSIGHFIGGKEVKGTSGRTADVFEPMTGDVQAKVALASKAELRAAVENARDAQVEWANTNPQRRARVMMKFLELAQRDYDKLADVLAREHGKTVPDAKGDIQRGLEVVEFACGIPHLMKGEYTEGAGPGIDIYSMRQPLGVVAGITPFNFPAMIPMWKFAPAIACGNAFILKPSERDPGVPMMLAALMIEAGLPPGILNVVNGDKEAVDAILDDPDIKAVGFVGSSPIAQYIYERAAATGKRAQCFGGAKNHAVIMPDADMDQTVDALIGAGYGSAGERCMAISVAVPVGKTTADRLMEKLIPRVESLKIGTSIDPSADYGPLVTKEALNRVRNYVDIGIKEGATLAVDGRGFKMQGYENGFYMGGCLFDNVTKDMRIYKEEIFGPVLSVVRAHDYKEALALPSDHDYGNGVAIFTRDGDAARDFAAKVNVGMVGINVPIPVPIAYYTFGGWKKSGFGDLNQHGPDSIRFYTKTKTITSRWPSGVKEGAEFSIPTMN from the coding sequence ATGCGTTCCATCGGGCATTTCATCGGCGGCAAAGAGGTCAAGGGCACGTCGGGCCGCACCGCCGACGTTTTCGAGCCGATGACCGGCGACGTTCAGGCCAAGGTGGCGCTGGCGTCCAAGGCCGAGCTTCGTGCCGCCGTGGAGAACGCCAGGGACGCGCAGGTCGAGTGGGCCAATACCAATCCGCAGCGCCGCGCCCGCGTCATGATGAAGTTCCTCGAACTGGCGCAGCGCGACTACGACAAGCTCGCCGACGTGCTGGCGCGGGAGCACGGCAAGACCGTGCCCGACGCCAAGGGCGACATCCAGCGCGGCCTGGAGGTGGTCGAATTCGCCTGCGGCATCCCGCATCTGATGAAGGGCGAATACACCGAAGGCGCCGGCCCCGGCATCGACATCTATTCGATGCGGCAACCGCTCGGCGTCGTCGCCGGCATCACCCCGTTCAATTTCCCGGCGATGATCCCGATGTGGAAGTTCGCGCCTGCGATTGCCTGCGGCAACGCGTTTATCCTGAAGCCCTCGGAGCGTGATCCTGGCGTGCCGATGATGCTGGCCGCTTTGATGATCGAGGCCGGCCTGCCGCCCGGCATCCTCAACGTCGTCAACGGCGACAAGGAAGCAGTCGACGCCATCCTCGACGATCCCGATATCAAGGCGGTCGGTTTCGTCGGCTCCTCGCCGATCGCGCAATATATCTACGAGCGCGCCGCGGCGACCGGCAAGCGCGCGCAGTGTTTTGGCGGCGCCAAGAACCACGCCGTCATTATGCCGGATGCCGACATGGACCAGACCGTCGACGCACTGATCGGCGCTGGCTACGGCTCGGCCGGCGAGCGCTGCATGGCGATATCGGTCGCAGTGCCCGTCGGCAAGACCACCGCCGACCGGCTGATGGAAAAGCTGATTCCGCGCGTCGAGTCCTTGAAGATCGGCACCTCGATCGACCCGTCGGCCGATTACGGCCCGCTGGTGACAAAAGAGGCGCTCAACCGCGTCAGGAATTACGTCGACATCGGCATCAAGGAAGGCGCCACGCTCGCGGTCGACGGCCGCGGCTTCAAAATGCAGGGCTATGAGAACGGCTTCTACATGGGCGGCTGCCTGTTCGACAACGTCACCAAGGACATGCGCATCTACAAGGAAGAGATCTTTGGGCCGGTGCTCTCGGTGGTGCGCGCCCACGACTACAAGGAAGCGCTGGCACTGCCGTCGGACCACGACTACGGCAACGGTGTTGCGATCTTCACCCGCGACGGCGATGCCGCGCGCGATTTCGCCGCCAAGGTCAATGTCGGCATGGTCGGCATCAACGTGCCGATCCCGGTGCCGATCGCGTACTACACCTTTGGCGGCTGGAAGAAGTCCGGCTTTGGCGATCTCAACCAGCACGGCCCGGATTCGATCCGCTTCTACACCAAGACCAAGACCATCACCTCGCGCTGGCCGTCGGGTGTAAAGGAAGGCGCAGAGTTCTCGATACCGACGATGAACTAG
- a CDS encoding isobutyryl-CoA dehydrogenase: MQFALNEDQVAVRDMAREFAAEKIAPHALRWDEEKHFPVDVMREAAKLGMGGIYIKDDVGGSAMTRFDAALIFEALARGCPTVSAFISIHNMASWMIDGFGNGAQRQKWLPKLCTMEYLASYCLTEPGSGSDAAALRSRAVRDGDHYVLNGQKQFISGAGGGDLYVVMVRTGADGPGGISALVVPADTPGVSFGANERKMGWNAQPTRAVIFENARVPVENRLGDEGIGFKIAMAGLDGGRINIAACSLGGAQCALEKSLAYMKERKAFGKRLDEFQALQFRLADMATELEAARTFVWRAAAALDRKDADATMLCAMAKRFGTDVGFEVANQALQLHGGYGYLSEYGIEKIVRDLRVHQILEGTNEIMRLIVSRKLIEGAR; this comes from the coding sequence ATGCAGTTCGCTCTCAACGAGGACCAGGTTGCGGTTCGCGATATGGCGCGGGAATTCGCCGCGGAAAAAATCGCGCCGCATGCGCTGCGCTGGGACGAGGAGAAGCACTTTCCCGTCGATGTGATGCGGGAGGCCGCCAAGCTCGGCATGGGCGGCATTTACATCAAGGACGACGTCGGCGGCTCGGCGATGACGCGGTTCGACGCCGCGCTGATCTTCGAGGCGCTGGCGCGGGGCTGCCCGACGGTGTCGGCGTTCATCTCGATCCACAACATGGCGTCGTGGATGATCGACGGCTTCGGCAACGGCGCCCAGCGCCAGAAGTGGCTGCCAAAGCTCTGCACCATGGAGTATCTGGCGAGCTATTGCCTGACCGAGCCGGGCTCGGGATCTGACGCGGCGGCGCTGCGCAGCCGCGCGGTGCGCGACGGCGATCATTATGTGCTCAACGGCCAGAAGCAGTTCATCTCCGGCGCCGGCGGGGGCGATCTCTATGTCGTGATGGTGCGGACCGGCGCCGACGGCCCCGGCGGCATCTCGGCGCTGGTAGTCCCCGCCGACACGCCCGGCGTTTCGTTCGGCGCCAACGAGCGCAAGATGGGCTGGAACGCGCAGCCGACCCGCGCCGTGATTTTCGAGAACGCCCGCGTGCCCGTTGAAAATCGCCTCGGCGACGAGGGTATCGGTTTCAAGATCGCGATGGCCGGCCTCGACGGCGGCCGCATCAACATCGCGGCATGCTCGCTCGGCGGCGCGCAATGCGCGCTGGAAAAATCGCTGGCTTACATGAAGGAGCGCAAGGCGTTCGGCAAGCGGCTCGACGAATTCCAGGCGCTGCAGTTCCGTCTCGCCGACATGGCAACCGAGCTCGAAGCGGCGCGAACCTTTGTGTGGCGCGCGGCGGCCGCGCTCGACCGCAAGGATGCGGACGCGACCATGCTGTGCGCCATGGCCAAACGCTTTGGCACCGACGTCGGCTTTGAGGTCGCCAACCAGGCGCTGCAGCTTCACGGCGGTTACGGCTATCTCAGCGAATACGGCATCGAAAAAATCGTGCGGGACCTGCGCGTGCACCAGATCCTGGAAGGAACCAACGAAATCATGCGGCTGATCGTTTCGCGAAAGTTGATCGAGGGCGCACGATGA
- a CDS encoding enoyl-CoA hydratase/isomerase family protein produces MTATATVADTEGDLIARREGACGVIRLNRPKAINAVTLEMFRDIDKALDAFEVDPAVSVILLEGAGERGLCAGGDIRALWESSKVKGDLGKILWREEYILNARIKKFAKPYVSFMDGIVMGGGVGLSAHSSHRIVTEKTKLAMPEVGLGFFPDVGGTFLLSRSPGEIGTYFGLTGQTMNGPDAIHARFADAVVPAAKLPELRDALTKVRAGVTAAEVTALIDGFATGATAGPVAAMQAKIDGWFAHDRMQDIVTALHSDGSELAQATLKTLNEKSPRGMVVTLKLLRLARTARTLEECLVREYRAALEVFASDDFREGVRAAVIDKDRNPTWSPPRIEDVTPEMVAPYFADIGADELKFS; encoded by the coding sequence ATGACGGCGACCGCCACCGTTGCGGATACCGAGGGCGATCTGATCGCGCGGCGCGAAGGCGCCTGCGGTGTCATCCGCCTCAACCGGCCCAAGGCGATCAATGCCGTGACACTGGAGATGTTTCGCGACATCGACAAGGCGCTCGATGCATTCGAGGTCGATCCCGCGGTGAGCGTGATCCTGCTGGAAGGCGCCGGCGAACGCGGGCTGTGCGCTGGCGGCGACATCCGCGCGCTCTGGGAGAGCTCGAAGGTCAAGGGTGATCTCGGCAAGATCCTGTGGCGCGAGGAATACATCCTCAACGCCCGCATCAAGAAATTCGCCAAACCCTACGTGTCGTTCATGGACGGCATCGTGATGGGCGGCGGCGTCGGTCTGTCCGCTCACTCGAGCCATCGTATCGTGACCGAAAAGACCAAGCTCGCAATGCCCGAAGTCGGTCTCGGCTTCTTTCCAGATGTCGGCGGCACCTTCTTGCTGTCGCGTTCGCCCGGAGAGATTGGCACTTATTTCGGATTGACCGGCCAGACCATGAACGGTCCCGATGCGATCCATGCCCGCTTTGCCGATGCGGTGGTGCCGGCGGCCAAACTGCCCGAGTTACGCGACGCGCTGACCAAGGTTCGTGCCGGGGTCACGGCAGCAGAAGTCACCGCCTTGATCGATGGCTTTGCGACCGGCGCCACCGCGGGTCCTGTGGCAGCGATGCAGGCAAAGATCGACGGCTGGTTCGCGCATGACCGGATGCAGGACATCGTCACAGCGCTTCACAGCGATGGCTCGGAACTGGCGCAGGCAACGCTGAAGACGCTGAACGAGAAATCGCCGCGCGGCATGGTGGTGACGCTAAAGCTGCTGCGGCTGGCGCGCACCGCGCGCACGCTCGAGGAATGCCTGGTGCGCGAATATCGCGCCGCGCTGGAAGTGTTTGCCAGCGACGATTTCCGCGAGGGCGTGCGCGCCGCCGTGATCGACAAGGACCGCAATCCGACCTGGTCGCCGCCGCGCATCGAAGACGTCACGCCTGAGATGGTGGCACCGTATTTCGCCGACATCGGCGCCGACGAGTTGAAATTCAGCTGA
- the mmsB gene encoding 3-hydroxyisobutyrate dehydrogenase produces the protein MAHIAFIGLGNMGGPMAANLVKAGHKVTAFDLVAASRDQAKTDGAAIGESAVGSVKGADVVVTMLPAGKHVLSVWGEVIPAMSKGTLIIDCSTIDVESAKQAHVLAAKHGMLSVDAPVSGGTGGAKGATLTFMCGGDDKAFAAAKPVLENMGKKIVHCGGAGAGQAAKICNNMILGISMIGVGEAFALAEKLGLSHQALFDVASTSSGQCWALTSYCPVPGPVPASPANNGYKPGFASNLMVKDLTLAQDAAKAAGAATPLGKHAQEIYKAFDAAGHGGVDFSGIIQHVRSLAGK, from the coding sequence ATGGCACATATCGCATTCATTGGCCTCGGCAACATGGGCGGGCCGATGGCGGCCAACCTGGTCAAGGCCGGCCACAAGGTGACGGCGTTCGATCTGGTCGCCGCCTCGCGGGATCAGGCCAAGACCGATGGCGCTGCGATCGGCGAAAGCGCGGTCGGTTCAGTCAAGGGCGCCGATGTCGTCGTCACGATGTTGCCGGCCGGCAAGCATGTGCTGTCGGTCTGGGGCGAGGTGATCCCGGCGATGAGCAAGGGCACGCTGATCATCGATTGCTCGACCATCGACGTCGAAAGCGCCAAGCAGGCGCATGTGCTGGCGGCCAAGCACGGCATGCTCTCGGTCGACGCGCCGGTTTCGGGCGGAACCGGCGGCGCCAAGGGCGCGACGCTGACCTTCATGTGCGGCGGCGACGACAAGGCCTTTGCGGCGGCGAAGCCGGTGCTGGAGAACATGGGCAAGAAGATCGTGCATTGCGGCGGCGCCGGTGCCGGGCAGGCGGCCAAGATCTGCAACAACATGATCTTGGGAATCTCCATGATCGGCGTTGGCGAGGCGTTTGCGCTCGCTGAAAAGCTCGGCCTGTCGCATCAGGCGCTATTCGACGTCGCTTCGACCTCGTCGGGCCAGTGCTGGGCGCTGACCTCCTATTGCCCGGTCCCGGGCCCGGTGCCGGCGTCTCCGGCCAATAACGGCTATAAACCCGGCTTCGCCTCCAATCTCATGGTGAAAGACCTGACCCTGGCGCAGGATGCGGCCAAGGCCGCGGGTGCCGCGACCCCGCTGGGCAAGCACGCCCAGGAAATCTATAAGGCGTTCGACGCTGCCGGCCATGGCGGGGTGGATTTTTCCGGGATTATCCAGCACGTTCGGAGTCTGGCCGGGAAATAA
- a CDS encoding AMP-binding protein, which yields MTTFQEARAFLLKHRTDYDAAVKGFRWPDPVPFNWALDWFDAELASNAESKDRTALWIVDAASDKQTKLSFATLSRRSNQVANFLRAQGLKRGDHLLLLLGNVVPLWETMLAAIKLGVVVIPATTLLTPDELRDRLDRGRAKVVVASQDQVAKFTSLGGDKLIRIVVGASSKHDGWLPFEDASSASEAFAADGPTNADDPMLLYFTSGTTAKPKLVLHSQRSYPVGGLSTMFWLGLQPGDVHLNISSPGWAKHAWSCFFAPWNAGAAVFVVNQPRFDAKALLATVGRCGVTTLCAPPTVWRLFIQERLADFKVSLREVCGAGEPLNPEVIDQVKAAWGLTIRDGYGQTETTALAGNSPGQKVKVGSMGRPLPGYRVQITDNDGHITKEGEVTLVLGADRPAGLMQGYQGDDGKLSGADGDLYRSGDVVFADDEGYLTFVGRSDDVFKSSDYRISPFELESVLLEHEAVAEAAVVPSPDPIRLAVPKAYVLLVAEVARSPETALSIFQHLHTRLAPFKRIRRIELVTELPKTISGKIRRVQLRRLEHDNVRDDALRGQEFREEEFPELQKVRTAGSES from the coding sequence ATGACGACCTTCCAGGAAGCGCGCGCGTTTCTGCTCAAGCACCGTACCGACTATGATGCGGCCGTGAAGGGGTTTCGCTGGCCCGATCCGGTTCCGTTCAACTGGGCGCTGGACTGGTTCGATGCCGAACTGGCCAGCAATGCCGAAAGCAAAGACCGTACGGCGCTGTGGATTGTCGATGCAGCCAGCGACAAGCAGACCAAGCTGTCATTCGCGACGTTGTCCCGCCGCTCCAACCAGGTGGCAAACTTCCTGCGCGCGCAGGGACTGAAGCGCGGCGATCATCTGCTGTTGCTGCTCGGCAATGTCGTGCCGTTGTGGGAGACCATGCTGGCGGCGATCAAGCTCGGCGTCGTCGTGATCCCCGCGACCACGCTTCTGACGCCCGATGAACTGCGCGACCGGCTCGATCGCGGCCGGGCCAAGGTGGTGGTGGCCTCGCAGGACCAGGTCGCGAAATTCACGAGCCTTGGTGGCGACAAACTCATTCGCATCGTGGTGGGTGCGTCGTCGAAGCATGACGGTTGGCTGCCGTTCGAGGACGCCTCAAGCGCGTCCGAAGCCTTCGCAGCCGATGGGCCGACCAACGCCGACGATCCGATGCTGCTCTATTTCACCTCGGGCACGACGGCGAAACCAAAGCTGGTGCTGCACAGCCAGCGCAGTTATCCCGTCGGCGGACTGTCGACGATGTTCTGGCTGGGCTTGCAGCCCGGCGACGTGCACCTGAACATTTCATCGCCGGGCTGGGCCAAGCACGCCTGGAGCTGTTTTTTCGCGCCGTGGAATGCAGGTGCTGCCGTGTTCGTGGTCAACCAGCCGCGCTTCGACGCCAAGGCGCTGCTCGCGACCGTCGGCCGCTGCGGCGTCACCACGCTGTGCGCGCCGCCGACGGTGTGGCGACTGTTCATCCAGGAGCGGCTGGCGGATTTCAAGGTGAGCTTGCGCGAAGTCTGCGGCGCCGGTGAACCGCTCAATCCGGAAGTGATCGATCAGGTGAAGGCCGCGTGGGGATTGACGATCCGCGACGGCTACGGCCAGACCGAAACCACAGCACTTGCCGGCAATTCGCCGGGCCAGAAGGTCAAGGTCGGTTCGATGGGCCGGCCGCTGCCAGGCTACCGCGTTCAGATCACCGACAATGACGGCCACATCACCAAGGAGGGCGAGGTCACGCTGGTGCTCGGCGCCGACCGCCCGGCGGGCCTGATGCAGGGCTATCAGGGCGACGACGGCAAACTCAGCGGCGCCGACGGCGATCTCTACCGCAGCGGCGATGTGGTGTTTGCCGACGACGAGGGCTACCTGACCTTCGTCGGCCGCTCCGACGACGTGTTCAAGTCGTCCGACTATCGCATCAGCCCGTTCGAACTGGAAAGCGTGCTGCTCGAACACGAAGCGGTTGCGGAAGCCGCCGTCGTGCCGAGCCCGGATCCGATCAGGCTCGCGGTCCCGAAGGCCTATGTGCTGCTGGTGGCGGAGGTGGCGCGTTCGCCGGAAACGGCGCTATCGATCTTCCAGCACCTGCACACGAGGCTGGCGCCGTTCAAGCGCATCCGCCGGATCGAGCTGGTGACGGAACTGCCGAAGACGATTTCGGGAAAAATCCGCCGCGTGCAGCTGCGCCGGCTGGAACATGATAATGTCAGAGACGATGCGTTGCGCGGACAGGAGTTCCGCGAAGAAGAATTCCCGGAGCTGCAGAAGGTGCGGACGGCCGGGTCCGAGAGTTGA
- a CDS encoding MaoC family dehydratase — protein MNEVWKKPPVSLEAYQAMVGKEIGVSSWHLLDQNRINVYADVIEDHQFIHVDPERAKRETAFGNTIAHGFLTMSLMSIMSYEVMPVIEGTAMGVNYGFDKLRFLSPVRAGSRVRGRFTLAEAKLRKPKELQSRTNVTVEIEGEDKPALVADWIGLIYFD, from the coding sequence ATGAATGAAGTCTGGAAGAAGCCGCCGGTCTCGCTGGAGGCCTATCAGGCCATGGTCGGCAAGGAGATCGGCGTGTCGTCATGGCATTTGCTCGATCAGAACCGGATCAACGTCTATGCCGACGTGATCGAGGATCATCAGTTCATCCATGTCGATCCGGAGCGGGCCAAGCGGGAAACCGCGTTCGGCAACACCATCGCGCACGGCTTTCTGACGATGTCGCTGATGTCGATCATGTCCTACGAGGTGATGCCGGTCATCGAAGGCACCGCGATGGGCGTGAACTACGGCTTTGACAAGCTGCGCTTCCTCTCGCCGGTGCGCGCCGGCTCGCGCGTCCGTGGTCGCTTTACGCTGGCAGAGGCAAAACTGCGCAAGCCGAAGGAACTGCAGTCCCGCACCAACGTCACCGTCGAGATCGAGGGCGAGGACAAGCCGGCTTTGGTCGCCGACTGGATCGGGTTGATTTATTTCGACTAA
- a CDS encoding SDR family NAD(P)-dependent oxidoreductase, with the protein MAIRFDGRVAIVTGAGNGLGRAHALGLASRGAKVVVNDFGGARDGTGGSLSPAEAVVEEIRKAGGTAMADGADVSKFAQVTAMVERATKEWGSVDMLCANAGILRDKSFAKMDVADFAKVLDVHLVGTFYCCKAVWDGMRERNYGRIVLTTSSSGLFGNFGQANYGAAKAGMVGLMNVLAEEGRKNNIRVNTISPTAATRMTEELLPPQALALMRPEAITPAVEFLLSEDAPTRTIMGAGAGSFAVIKIIETEGVNLAQSDWTPDAIAAHFAEISDMSKAKALQGAFEQTQKYVAQAAARAGIKL; encoded by the coding sequence ATGGCAATCAGGTTTGACGGACGCGTCGCTATCGTTACCGGCGCGGGCAATGGTCTGGGACGGGCGCATGCGCTGGGGCTGGCCAGCCGCGGCGCCAAGGTAGTCGTCAACGATTTCGGCGGCGCCCGCGACGGCACCGGCGGATCGCTGTCGCCGGCCGAGGCCGTGGTCGAGGAGATCCGCAAAGCCGGCGGCACCGCGATGGCCGACGGCGCCGACGTCTCGAAGTTCGCACAAGTCACCGCGATGGTCGAGCGCGCCACCAAGGAGTGGGGCAGCGTCGATATGTTGTGCGCCAATGCCGGCATCCTGCGCGACAAGTCGTTTGCGAAAATGGATGTCGCCGACTTTGCCAAGGTGCTCGATGTCCATCTCGTCGGCACGTTCTACTGTTGTAAGGCGGTTTGGGACGGCATGCGCGAGCGCAATTACGGCCGTATCGTACTGACGACGTCGTCATCGGGCCTGTTCGGCAATTTCGGCCAGGCCAACTACGGCGCGGCCAAGGCCGGCATGGTCGGTCTGATGAACGTGCTGGCCGAGGAAGGTCGCAAGAACAACATCCGCGTCAACACCATCTCGCCGACGGCGGCAACCCGCATGACCGAGGAATTGCTGCCGCCGCAGGCGCTGGCCTTGATGCGCCCGGAGGCGATCACGCCTGCGGTAGAATTTCTGCTCAGCGAAGACGCGCCGACCCGCACCATCATGGGCGCGGGCGCCGGCTCGTTCGCGGTGATCAAGATCATCGAGACCGAGGGTGTCAATCTGGCCCAATCCGACTGGACGCCGGATGCGATCGCCGCGCATTTCGCCGAGATCAGCGACATGTCCAAGGCGAAAGCGTTGCAGGGCGCGTTCGAGCAGACGCAGAAGTATGTGGCGCAGGCCGCAGCAAGGGCGGGGATCAAGCTTTAA